Proteins encoded by one window of Candidatus Poribacteria bacterium:
- a CDS encoding phytanoyl-CoA dioxygenase family protein: MKMSKALSLIAYDDLESQVEALERDGYVYFPGVLDADEIAELRATMDRLPAIPESHDRDETLENGDAFLHKLISNSFNRDPLYLPFLDRSPVFEVAEAAHGEDFHCIGMHSWLTGPGRPDQGLHTDWLPISLPAEIRSDPRVKIPIFITTAHYYLNDMYEELGPTKFVPGSHFSGCSPNGATEWNNRGEESILCNAGDVVLFRSEVWHRGSANTSDEVRYLLQVHYAQRMITQKYPPYLNRFQFDASILAQANPRQRRLLGDHRPSNYD, translated from the coding sequence ATGAAAATGTCAAAAGCCCTCTCACTCATTGCTTATGACGATTTAGAAAGCCAAGTTGAAGCACTGGAAAGGGATGGGTACGTCTATTTCCCCGGCGTGCTTGATGCCGATGAAATTGCTGAATTGCGTGCAACTATGGATCGGTTACCGGCAATTCCTGAGTCTCATGATCGGGACGAAACACTTGAAAATGGCGACGCATTCCTTCACAAACTCATCAGTAACTCGTTTAATCGAGATCCGTTGTATCTGCCATTCCTTGACAGATCACCAGTTTTTGAAGTCGCCGAGGCAGCGCACGGCGAGGATTTTCATTGCATAGGTATGCATTCGTGGTTGACAGGACCCGGACGGCCGGATCAAGGATTACATACCGATTGGCTACCAATCAGTCTACCTGCGGAGATTCGTTCCGATCCACGCGTCAAAATCCCAATCTTTATCACCACCGCCCATTACTATCTCAATGATATGTATGAGGAGTTGGGACCGACGAAGTTTGTGCCGGGCAGCCACTTCTCAGGATGCTCTCCAAACGGAGCAACAGAATGGAATAACCGCGGGGAAGAGAGTATCCTATGTAATGCAGGGGATGTCGTGCTTTTCCGCAGTGAAGTCTGGCATCGTGGTTCTGCCAATACGAGTGACGAAGTCCGTTATCTTTTGCAAGTCCACTATGCCCAACGGATGATTACACAGAAATATCCGCCTTATCTGAACAGATTTCAGTTTGATGCATCGATTCTCGCCCAAGCCAACCCTCGACAGAGACGGCTCCTTGGCGATCATCGACCGAGCAATTACGATTGA
- a CDS encoding RNA-guided endonuclease TnpB family protein has translation MKTEKYEFYHQSNLIQIGNLIDDLHSVHVHLLKLQRRYYRIYGKYASFGRICNHITSLKQRTKQHWNHLPSQVIQQVAKRIHLGYETFFDNIKDRKAGKTKRKVGRPKIKPLHKYNSLTFTQAGFKIEGNRLTINCIKKSFTFWKHRDWTGRIKTVTIKRDNVGDYYLYLSCEDCKPSEKFPLTGNVAGADFGMKTFLTLSDGTAIVSPEFYKQTLNEICSANKALSRKQYLSNGWYRAKRHLCRVHEKIANQRRDWFFKLALRLVRKYDRISIETLNLEGMKRLWGRKVSDLAFGEFVLILQWTCAKYGKTLLKAGRWTATTKPCHCCGHHNENLTLSDRQWTCLECGFPHDRDVNAAINILRVGVPWTETR, from the coding sequence ATGAAAACAGAAAAATATGAGTTCTATCATCAATCTAACTTGATACAGATTGGTAACCTGATTGACGATTTGCATAGTGTGCATGTTCACCTCTTGAAGTTGCAGAGACGCTATTATCGTATCTATGGTAAATATGCGTCTTTTGGTCGGATATGTAATCATATCACGAGTTTGAAACAGCGGACGAAACAGCATTGGAATCACTTGCCGAGTCAGGTCATCCAGCAAGTCGCAAAGCGTATCCACTTAGGATACGAAACCTTTTTTGATAACATTAAGGACCGAAAAGCAGGTAAAACGAAACGCAAAGTCGGCAGACCAAAGATAAAACCACTCCACAAATACAACTCCTTAACGTTCACACAAGCGGGTTTTAAGATAGAAGGTAACCGCCTAACAATCAATTGTATCAAAAAGTCTTTCACCTTTTGGAAGCACCGAGACTGGACCGGGCGTATCAAAACAGTAACAATCAAACGTGATAATGTAGGCGACTACTATCTATACCTGAGTTGTGAGGATTGCAAACCTTCCGAGAAATTCCCTTTGACCGGTAATGTGGCAGGGGCAGATTTCGGAATGAAAACATTTCTCACCCTTTCAGATGGCACTGCAATCGTATCTCCTGAATTCTATAAGCAAACTCTCAATGAAATTTGTTCTGCGAACAAGGCACTTTCACGCAAGCAATATCTCTCTAATGGCTGGTATCGTGCCAAGCGTCACCTCTGTCGTGTTCATGAGAAGATTGCCAATCAGAGACGCGATTGGTTCTTCAAATTGGCACTTCGTCTTGTGCGAAAATACGATAGAATTTCCATTGAAACCCTGAACCTTGAGGGTATGAAACGCCTTTGGGGACGCAAAGTTTCTGACCTCGCTTTTGGTGAATTTGTCTTGATACTCCAGTGGACATGTGCCAAATATGGTAAAACATTGTTGAAAGCGGGACGTTGGACTGCCACAACAAAACCTTGTCATTGCTGTGGGCATCACAACGAAAATCTAACGCTTTCTGATAGGCAGTGGACATGTCTCGAATGTGGATTTCCACACGATAGAGACGTAAACGCTGCGATAAACATTTTGCGGGTTGGGGTACCCTGGACCGAAACCAGATAA
- a CDS encoding creatininase family protein, translating into MRHNEVRWERMFPDELEAAFEACPMVYLPYGLCEPHGWHNAVGMDAIRAHECSCQAAQAHGGIVAPPFYWHCHEIGGYGAWGHNQVNQERPWLTAIPPWMFLKNVCYHIRAVDALGFHGAILFSGHSGPHRLDVPVVIEIMQAHVGVRMYSTMSIGADIERFEDGKGLGGHAGRGETSVLWAVAPDCVDMSRMPTDDARAPHFAMGDFNESSSRQVGEQMVADIVAHFGEKTKELLSAYKAEVSNHTPLTFDDVEGIWEDEIRPKLAEFASIQPPEPAPPSDSRWYPNSQVPKKERVL; encoded by the coding sequence ATGAGACACAATGAGGTGCGATGGGAACGGATGTTTCCAGATGAATTAGAAGCGGCGTTTGAAGCGTGTCCGATGGTGTATCTACCTTATGGGTTGTGCGAACCACACGGTTGGCACAATGCAGTCGGGATGGATGCGATTCGGGCACACGAATGCTCGTGTCAGGCGGCGCAAGCACACGGTGGGATTGTCGCACCGCCGTTTTACTGGCACTGCCATGAGATCGGCGGCTATGGCGCATGGGGACACAACCAAGTGAATCAAGAGCGGCCGTGGCTGACAGCGATCCCGCCTTGGATGTTTTTGAAGAATGTGTGCTATCATATCCGAGCGGTGGATGCATTGGGTTTTCATGGCGCGATTCTGTTCTCAGGGCATTCGGGTCCGCATCGGTTAGACGTGCCGGTGGTGATCGAAATTATGCAGGCACATGTCGGTGTTCGGATGTATTCGACGATGAGCATCGGTGCGGATATTGAGCGTTTTGAGGACGGTAAAGGATTAGGTGGACACGCTGGACGCGGTGAAACGTCTGTGCTTTGGGCAGTCGCGCCAGACTGTGTGGATATGTCGCGGATGCCAACAGATGACGCACGCGCACCTCATTTCGCAATGGGCGATTTCAACGAATCCTCCAGCCGTCAAGTCGGGGAACAGATGGTGGCAGATATTGTGGCGCATTTCGGTGAAAAGACGAAGGAATTGCTGTCGGCATACAAAGCGGAAGTGTCGAATCACACGCCACTGACGTTTGATGATGTGGAAGGGATTTGGGAAGACGAGATCCGACCGAAGTTGGCTGAGTTTGCTTCCATACAGCCTCCCGAACCAGCACCGCCTTCCGATTCCCGATGGTATCCGAACTCACAGGTGCCCAAGAAAGAGCGGGTACTCTAA